The window TGGTCCTCGTCGGCGTACGAGGTCATGTCCCAGCCCGAAGTCGACAGCAGCGGGCCGAGGTTGTGCTCGGCCCGCAGGTCGTCGGGGGTGAGTTCGCGACCGTGGCGCGCGGCGAGGGCGGCCCGCCCGATCGGGTGGAAGAGCGCGAGGCGACCGCCGGGGCGGACCACGCGGGCGAGCTCGCGCAGGTTCGACCCGGGGTCGGGCAGGTGCGCGATCAAGCCCGCCGCGAACACCGCGTCCAGCACCCCGTCCCGCAGGGGCAGTCGGGCCACGTCCGCCAGCAGCAGAGCGCCCTCGGCCTCCCGGCCGGCCTGTCGCGCGGCGGCCAGCATCCGCGGGGTGAGGTCGACGCCGAGCACCGTCCCCGAGGGGCCGACGGCCGCCCGCAGCGCCGTCAGGGCGCGCCCGGTACCGCAGCCCGCGTCGAGGACCCGGTCTCCGGGGCGCAGACCGAACTCGCCCACGGCGGTCGCGAAGGCGGGCCCGTCCGTCGGGAACTTGCGGTCCCAGTCGGCGGCGCGCGCCCCGAAGAACTCCTGCACGTGTGTGTGGTCTTCGCTCATGTGCCCATGATCCCCCACCCGACCATCCCTGCGGTGCGTGTGCAAGGTGGTACGCGGTGTGATCGAACGCGAACGTAGCTCTGTCATATTTCAGCAGTTACAGCGGCTTTCGAAATGCACACCTTGTTCGTGCCCTCACCCGGACTAGCGTCCGGTGGCCATGGGACACCTGGACCACGCCGCCTACGGCTGGCTGACACCCGCGCTGTCATACGTGATGGCATCGATCGGCGCCGCCCTCGGCCTGCGCTGCACCGTCCGTGCGCTCGCCGCGACCGGCTCCGCCCGCCGCAACTGGCTCCTCACCGCGGCATCCGCCCTCGGCACCGGCATCTGGACGATGCACTTCGTCGCGATGCTCGGCTTCGACGTCACCGGCACCGAGATCCACTACGACGTCCCTCTGACCATCCTCAGTCTCCTGGTGGCCGTGTTGGTCGTCGGGGCCGGTGTGTTCGCCGTCGGGTACGGCAGGAACCGCCGCCGGTCGCTGGTCATCGGTGGATTCACCACCGGCC of the Streptomyces sp. NBC_01426 genome contains:
- a CDS encoding class I SAM-dependent methyltransferase, which gives rise to MSEDHTHVQEFFGARAADWDRKFPTDGPAFATAVGEFGLRPGDRVLDAGCGTGRALTALRAAVGPSGTVLGVDLTPRMLAAARQAGREAEGALLLADVARLPLRDGVLDAVFAAGLIAHLPDPGSNLRELARVVRPGGRLALFHPIGRAALAARHGRELTPDDLRAEHNLGPLLSTSGWDMTSYADEDHRFLVLATHRP